AacattaatgaattaataattgtACAACTTCAGTTtggcaaaaataatttaatttatgacAGTCGACTGTAATGATCACTTTTACGTCTTGTTACAAAGTAAAATTAAACTTTAGAACAACCATACAACACATACAACATATTAACTCATTGTACATGAAAGCGCATTACAGTACTAACCTCAAACACTTCCACAGATCCATTACTAAGAGCATAAGCCACATGGCACTCATCTGGGGATATGCTAAGCTGCACAACAGATCCATTCTGTAAGTATATAAATACCTTATGTATTTAGAAAGCAATATCTctcaaatgaaattttcattattaaaatgaagttttattgtatacttaccgaacaattatagagccgtgatttcccacgagcggcaggatactaaattcaaattttagcgcgtcggcgtcgccaacactggtggtgatgacgtcatctccctccactcgcgggagaaccaggtacaactgtcccaggtgaatccaatttcTTTCTgccccgtccgtccacctaagggaggaggagggtgggtataatcataattgttcggtaagtatacaataaaacttcattttaataatgaaaatttcatttttattgtagtggtcttaccgaacaattatagagctgattacacatttatgggaaggtgggattcagtggaccactagtattttttaaATGGTTAACTTTATTTCATTGCAagaccagtaaacactcaaggtgtctgttgtaccttaccttgtaagagagctacagcagactgttactgcctctggtcggtgctcttcttactattgtagaggaattggaatttgaccaaagttagcctctacaggagtggaatccttccgtagttcaagcgagtcaaggctgactgacgaggatagtaacaacaaagattgcccttgccctgggctaagaccagaaacttcaatcatacaaaacatttgtcaaccaacaccagatttaaaaaacaatatatcccaaccattgtaaaatctgacctaacagactggtgagtatcccaggtactcagtaccccagcttcccttgaactcgacaacctattcaaggtgaaaagtttagcatagaggtgacgaccccctGTGCCGGtttctctcccaacaccatgccagaaaccgccaccggacctaacgttttacaattctcgaaaaaccgtttttctatctctttgagataatgactggcgcaaaataaaaaccgaattcgatctccagaacgtgggCTCtggaagaatcgaagctaaagaaaattaatttctttctgaattgctaaagaagttgccactgctctaacctcgtgagctttaactctcagaacggaaagattgtcgttctcggactgcgagtgagcttccctgataagctctctaataaagaacgatatagcattcttagaaagaggacgagagggattttgaaccgaggtccagacttagaagattgtcctctaataccttagtggcaaacagatactgcttaatagccctgactggacataagagcctttcttcctcctcatgtccaaccaaatcagataagttccttaaccacaaaactcctcggccaaggattagaaggattctcatttttggctagaaaggtcaaagataccgaaaatacagcattgccttgagagaaaccgactcttttgtctatagcgtgcaattcgctgacacgcttagcagaagctagtgcaataagaaagagtgcctcttagtcaagttcctgagtgaagccgacttcaaaggctcaaacggtggccccatgaggaacttaagcaccacatctaagtccaagccactgtatcttgcgggagcttagtggtttcgaaagacctaatgaggtccgacagatctgaattggaggaaatatccaacctcgatgtcgaaaaaccgaagagagcatggctctatatcctctgatcgtcgaaggagccagtttcttagagttcctaagaaatagcagaaatctgctatttctgtttaaagaggtcgcagaagtagagactttagccacttctacaccactctctgaagattctccacttcccttgatagagttttgttagaagactctctcctacaacgagcgatagcttctgcagctcttcttgaaaatcctttcgctctgacaagattccggacagtctgaaccctgtcagagctagagcggacaagttttggtggaacctcttgaagtgaggttgtttaagaagccacttctctggaggaagaagtctggggaagtctactaacaactggagaaggtccgggaaccactccttcctgggccaaaagggagcgattaacgttagcgttacattgctgtgcgacatgaacttgttcagcacctctcttattagaccgaacgagggaatgcataagcttccagacccgaccaatccaacagcattgcgtccaccgaccaagctagaggatctgggacggatgaacaaaagagaggaagacggttgttccttgatgtcgcgaacaggtctattgacggtcgtccccaaaggcgccaaagtttctgacaaatcttgttgtccaaagtccactccagaggtaacacttgctgttgacgacttaactcgccgccaggacgttcatctttccggaacaaatctcgggactagctgaacctttcgcttcgtttgaccacaggaggagatccttggctacttcgtacagagagaaagactgagtccccccctgttttccgccacgtacgagagagccgtggagttgtcggaatgcactgccactactcgacctctactaagctccgaaactgtctgagccccaagaaaattgctaacagttctttacatttatgtgaacttcttctccttctccgaccaagctcctgaagtccgttgatttcccagtatggctccccaacctgtgtccgatgcgtcggaaaagaactgtaggttcgggaggatgggtcgtaaatctaacccttcttccaaccttgctcgagagagccaccaccttaggtcctcttttatttgatctgtgacaggaaaggtaatcgagtctggttgtgtcttcctgcaccaagaggctctcaggaaaaactgcagaggtctcatgtgcagtcttcgcccaacgtcacaaatttctccactgacgtcaatttgcccaggagcctcatccactgattggcagaacttacctttttgtccaagaactcctgaactgtctccagacagccgttgaaccctcttcggggtacagaaaagcccgaaaaacttgagcattcgaatcatccccaaataaaggatgctctgagatggaaccaacttgggaactgggacttctgtttgttgaccagaattcctaactttctggcagatccagagttgttcccaaggtccttcatgcaccgactctctgattccgaccggagaagccaatcgtccagatagagggagggattcttactcctaatatgtgtagccagcttcctatcgggatagaaaccctggtgaaaacttgaggagcgtcgctagtccgaagcaaagcgcccgaaactgaaacacttgccttcgaacatgaacctcaggtacttccgagattcgcaaTGTATCGTAATGTGAAATaatcgtcttgcatgtccagagagaccatccaatccccctgtctgatggactccagaaccgaccgagtggtctccatatgaaattttgttttctggacatgcaagttcagggcgctcacatccaaaactggccttccagccccctgatgacttgggaactacaaaaaggcgattgtaaaagcctggaggaaaatccccttctttcctatctgttctatcgcgttctttgagaacaagcgcttccacttctgcggctagcgccattgaaaatttgtctgagcccgggagatatgcctggaatggaaaattggcacaggtgagagcgagggaggtgaaacgagaggaatagatagccgaacttgagtacttgcactacccaggcttctgctcctctgttttcccattcctcccaaaaaagagccagcctggctcccactggtgcatgaagaaaccgagctttcatttggaaggtttgttaaccttggccgaggccttagactgaggtcgcaattcgatttcggccgaaagaagcgcttgggttttctccctcgaaaaggcgcttgggccagaggagaaaccgaagaggaacagtctccacaggagctttaggtctcttagtagactgtgccagtaaatccgaagtagatttcttatctagcgcagacgaaattgacacactacatcgtctggaaagaggttatctttcacaaaaggagcaaacaagagagccgacttctgttgggacgtaacccttttagaagcaaaggagcaccaaagttgccttttcttaagggtaccaaaggcgatgagcgaagctaactcatcacatccatccctaatggatttgtccgcacaggacagaacaccaatccaatcctccgctactCCTgagagagaaggacagtcttcgatcttggccgctaaagcgccaatagtccaatcaaggaagctaaagacttccaaaagtttaaattgattctttacaacgtggtccaactcaggcgctgtaaagaaaactttcgctgcggcgaaagcagatcttctagaggagtcgattaaactggagaagtctcccgcgggaggaggcagaaactcccagagaaggagcttccccagttacataaaacctatacctcttacgaagcaacttagagggagggtaagcaaaaagagccttccctaagtctcttttcatagacatccatttctccgtctctttcaacgaatgtctaaccgctttagatagaacaagttttgggaggagagggtctgaagttttcctcctcatcaaaaaagtcgaagttgggagcgagtagccgctttctcaaaataatctggataagataccagtaAGAAATCTaagagacgtgaataacacgagaggtgatgtgaatcctcctcctctacttcttcttcattctccgataccgccgaagaagtagaacggaactacaaccggatctgaaggtttcgaaccacccttggactcttatcatccagttggttaacatctctaactgcttgcgcaaaggcgccagagacgaatcaaaaacagttaacgtaggcttggaagagcctaaatgttcagcaggaggcggaaaaactacttgcgcctcgctcggagccgccgaaattcgaggcgaaacaggcgcatcaggcgtaacagacgaaaaaagcgcctaaaagaaacacccttagaactgctagctacagcgctaaaaccacaatctctactagtagatggagccgaaaaaggcacattGATTGAAGGCGACGAAcaagccgctaacggccgaggcgcaaccctactctcaggctccttataccgcttgactggaggaggcgaagatcggcgcctgaacgcctctttaagggacgcgaaacgggcgaatctcgccaagagcgccgcgcgactggagacgaatcgcttgaatcattcgaaaggcgtctgaccgcaacacctttccaacgcttttAAACCGCAGCCCGTGAGGCGACAAACAGgacaacaagagaggcgcctgtctgtgggcaaatcccgatcgactcccttggacttccggtatgtcttctccccggtgcgggggagctggacagtgacctttgtctaggagacgtgtcaggacagacagacgcaccctcaactacactcttacctgaagccgctttctccaaaaacgtcttaactgaattaccaagttgcaaaaccgtattcgctagtaccgaaaaatttctgatctaacctcgattccaactggcaatggtgtcggaagaaactacacgggaagccggagagaagcgggattagtaggaggaataggaggtgtagttaaaggagacataacaatttgaggagaaacagaaggaacagaagcatcgcaagacgaagcggagctaagtctactttccctaagcgctgcttttctaattctgtctttagctaatttctccgagttatgaactaaaaaacttccattgagaatcagtccaatcactacactcgttacatgttcgatctgctgaacaaacctgtcccctacacttaacacatttagtgtgagaatctatattctaacttggataatatagtttacatcctgagatgcaaaaacctaactcccgacggactagaatccgacatggcaacgcctaaataaaaagcaaaataaccaaCAACGCAAAAAaggagtacttcaccaattccgaagatcaattccacaagaaaaaaagcgaagcaaagtcatccaaccgcaccgaataccgatgttcaccggacgccggcaggaaagaATTTGGATTCACCtggggcagttgtacctggttctcccgcgagtgggaagatgacgtcatcaccaccagtgttggcgacgcccgacgcgctaaatttgaatttagtatcctgccgctcgtggaaaatcacggctctataattgttcggttaagacactacaataaaaataattttccaaaatataaaaatacagtattaggaacacaaaaacaataaatatccaAAACAAGCTAATAATTATGTAGTCATTAAGGCTTTCCTAAACAACTAGCTCCCTTAGAACAACTTTTTTTGAAACAAATACGAAAAATCACTAAGACTGAGATAATTAAAGTAATGAAAACTACTACTTTTCAGAAACCACTGCTTCATACTCACTCCTGTTGGAATCTGATGTTTCAGTTTCAAGGTGTCATGGTCaagaatatatatggtaccaCTGTTGGCCCCTAAGACAATCAAGGACGGACACAAGTCAAAGCATGCCACCTAAATTGAGAGAGATAAAGACAATGAAGTATGTACGTACTTGGGCTTTTCAAGtatccataaatatatagatgcttTTCAAGtagtatctataaatataaagattattGACACCAAATATGTTTCCTGTACAGAAATATGTTTCCTGTACAGAAGTGTATCACactaaatatgaaaatttatacCAAATATACGTTTCCTGTATGGTCAAGTAATCAATTAATATACAATGGTTCAAAATGCAAAATTACTCACCCGTTTCTGAATAAAACAAAGGGCGTTCAAATTATCATGGTGTGGTATATATGTGATACAATTTACAACCACTCGCATGCATGTAAGGGTTATGTAAAGGATAAGTGACATTAGCAAGAAGTATTGTTTGTACTAATAGCTGATTTGATATATGAAATTTGCCCTAAAAACCATGCACCATGGCACTTTCAACCATTCagcttaagacagtgaaaagagggtgtAAAGTGAAAAAATGCTCGCCAAACAACTTGGGTGCCTTTAAAAAACTGAGTATTTCAAATACTATACGTACAGCTGTGGTACCCTTTCCCATCCTCACTACCTGGCTGACAAAAACAGGGTTGGAGACCTAAAGCTTAGCAAAAATTCACCACTAAAATGACAGGAGGGTGGAAATAAACACAAATGATAGCATTTCTCCTATCATTAAAAAgttcttttcaaataaaaatgcatttataaaacacgttttaacataggaaaaacctatttttcttAGGCTATTCCTCAAAGGGTTTATACTCTCATGGTCACCCAAGGGCTCCATAAGAGACCAACCAATAACAAAGAATTCTCTTACACGTAGTTGGTCTCGGGCCAGAATAGTGCTTGTTGGCAAAGTGACAGACTATAAAGGACTCAGGACAGGAGGGCTCTATCTCCTGTCCTACAATGCCTACTTCAGTTCGACATCTCACCTGCACAGATGTGACAACAACCTATGTTGGCCACCTTCATTACACGCCAGGTCTGTGCAAAGTAAATGTTCACCCAAGTCCCATGCCTGTCTCAAAGAAAGTGGGTGAGTTTGAGGACTCACAGCAGCTTACAAAAATTGGTTTCTCCCTGGCCAGGCCAAGAAAAAGGTGTCCTAGAATACTCTTTTGTTTAACTACACAAGGTGATTAAGCAAGCCTACTCCCCATTGTCTAAGTTTTGTCACCAATTCTGTGCATGCAGAAGTGCATGACATTAGAGGAATACCTAGGTTCCCCCCTGGCATTTAAGGAGAACttatctgttcataggattttgaatgctggttcctgacTATGTTAAAACGCTTTCACTTTGTTCTACCTAAAGGATGCTGACCACAGAtacttggacactttttccttgggtccagtggtagCTGTTCAACaagtgtaactcatccagtgccAAGCCAGGgacaataacttttaatgaacaCCCTCATGGTTACTGAGAAAGGCAAACCCAAGCAAGATGTGTAAATTTGCTTACACTAGACCATTCTGATATTCTATCTTTACAAGAAAACTCTTTAGTTAAAAATTAGTCGTGAATTTTATAACTAcagaaattatttacaaggtagGCTACTATGTACAAAACAGATTAAGTAAAACAGAATACCTTTCATAACACAGACTGACAAGAAGTATTACACTAGTGTATGAATGATGCTAAATTCATTAATGACAGTTCCATGCTAATATAAAAGCACAAAACTAACCTTTCAAGCTGAACAGACAACACTGATAATTAATTATTCCACgcatacaaatatttttaatttaaacacACTATCTCTTTTaaagacaacaacaaaatatttttacagaGCTTTGGAAAAAATACCTTCTTATTCACTACACttaagattataaaaaataatactgagATAAGAGCAAAACTACAAGTGAACATCtgttgtaatataaaaaataaaacttacccGAAGTCTGGTGCTTCCTTGTTGAATAAAGTTCAACTGTTGCAAGTCATTGTACTGCAGAACAACATATGGCAAAGACATGGTGACTTACAGATTTGTCTCATCTACTCATTTTGGAGTTTACCAATCTGGAAAGTATGTCATTAAaaaacataagtatataaaaatcttttaaaattagtgCAAAATTTTGTATTACAAAAATCAGTTTTGGAAATGCCTTATTACTGACATTAGCCATGAAGGACTTGAGCATGTAGTAGATGCAAAACAAGCTATAAATAGACAGCACAGGTTCAGAAGGCTAGGATGAGGGTATTAATGTATACAACAATgatatgtatgttgtattatGAATTTATGAGATAGCATCAAAAACTTCATACACAAGAGAGTAAAATGTAGTTTTACATATGCTGCAGTTAGtatttat
The sequence above is a segment of the Macrobrachium nipponense isolate FS-2020 chromosome 2, ASM1510439v2, whole genome shotgun sequence genome. Coding sequences within it:
- the LOC135221526 gene encoding BLOC-2 complex member HPS5 homolog; this translates as MSLPYVVLQYNDLQQLNFIQQGSTRLRVACFDLCPSLIVLGANSGTIYILDHDTLKLKHQIPTGNGSVVQLSISPDECHVAYALSNGSVEVFEVSTVMRFHVQ